ATGCTTGGATCGATATAATCTTCGTCAACCAAGTAATTTAACTTGGCATTTAACGAATCAAATTGCTTGGTCTTCGGTTTAACTGTCTCTTCGAAATAAGCCTTTAGGGCTTCTTGATCATAATGTAGCGGAATTTCTCCGTTGCTTGGGATATTTACGAGGTTATTTAAGTAAAAATAGGTATTTTCCATTTCTGGGGTGCTAGTTACCATTAGGGATTACTCCTTCGTTGTTTGAAAACAAAATTGATTGCGATAGGTTAAGATGGCATCGGCAATGCGAGGAATGTCGTGTGCGGTGCCACGTAGCTCAAAATCGGTAATGTAAGGAAAATCGAAGCGTTTAGCATATTGTTTAGCCGTGAGTGCAAACTGCTTATTAAAATTACGATTACCGCTACCGATAATACCGTAGCAATGCTGGTAATTGCCTTCGTACGCGAGGTAATCTCCCAAAATAGTGGTTAATATTTCAGTATAACCGTTATTAACCCCATTACCACCTTTAAGAAAGGCTGGTAGGAAGGTAACAAACGGCTGGTCAAGAGTGGTGAATTCAGGGTGTTCTTTAACATTAATTGAACTAACCCGAACATGACGTTCTTTCTCAAAGTATGTTGTCAGTCTGCTAATAAAATATTTCGTGTTGCCACTCAAACTGATGTAGAGAATATTTATGGTTTCCGTAACTAATCATCGTCCTTTTTCTATATATAGTGGTTAGGCAATTATAATAGCACTATATGTGGTGTCTATGCAAATTGGTGGACGATCTGATTGATCTACAAATTGTGTTGAATATAAAGATTCATGCGAGGTGGCTAAAATGGGCCCACCGTTGGTATTTTAAGCTGCACTAAGAGACGATAAACGGGACTTTTAATGAATGGAAGCAAGCTCCCAGGACCCAGCTCACAGTTTGCACCAAAGGCCTTGTTATCAATTGAGAAGAGCACACTGTACGGTTCATGATCAAAAAATATTTTGATTATGTCTACTAGTTTTTACCTTTGTTTTAGTACAAAAAAACGTGCGTCCCCTAGAACTATTAGAAAGTTAATTTAAAATAGTCGAAGGATAATTAAAGGCATGCTATAATGCGGGGAAGAAAAAGAAGCCCTGCGTGAACGGAGCTTCTCAGACAAGCCGCTTTAAAGGCGGTGGTCTAGATTACAAAATACATTGTCGCCTTGTAACCGACCAAAGTTACGCAGGGCGGGTTTTTATTTGTGGTGCTTGTCGATATAGCTGAGGAGCGCGATTAAAAACGGGCCAAACAGCAATATCAACGAGCGTGTCTGGAAGGCGCTCATTGGCTGTGAAACCTTCCTGAAGATCATTCCATGTTCACATGGCCTCACCTAGCAGGGGATCAGACTGTCCTTTATTAAAAAGTGCAGCGACTTTTTCGAAATACGATTTATCTAATAGATGCTCATTATGTTTCGGTAGATTGTAAAATTAATCCGAACAGCGTTCGGATTAATTTTACAATCTACCAACTATGAAACCCCATATGAAGTATTTTTTGACAAACCGTTGCACTTAGTTTGACAATTCGCCGACTGGATTGAAGTCAATATTTGAGACAGATTTTAAGAGACATTCAGAACCGCGTTTACCTTCCACAGCTCAAATAAATCATTAATCGTGATTAATAACTTATTTGAACCATGGAAAGCATTAAATCAGGCGGCCATTTGGCTCGTAAGTGTTGCGATTTCAACTTGTAAGGGGGTCTGGTAGCCCAGTGAACTATGAATTCTCTTCCTATTGTAGAAAGCATGCACATATTCAAAAAGGACAGCAGCGGCAGTTTCATAATTCTCAAAGACCGGCACTGGATAAACACATTCCTTTTTGAGGGAAGCATGAAAAGATTCCATTGGCGCATTATCATACGGACACCCCTTACGGCTGGAAGAGTGGCGGATATGTAGTTCTGTTAACCGTTGGTTGTAATCATCGCTGGTGTACTGTGATCCTAAGTCTGTGTGGATAATCAGGTCCCCAGTAATGGTTCGATTTTTAACCGCGCTTTCCAGGGTCTTTAAGACTAAATCAGTAGCCATCTTTTTTGAGAATGAATAGCCGATAATTCGTCTTGAGTGCAGATCCATGATGGTTGATAAGTAACACCAGCCATTACGCTTCGTTTGAATATAGGTCATATCAGCGGTCCATTTTTGATTTAAACCAGTGGTCGAGAAATCCTGCTTAAGCAAGTTGGGACGCTGTTCAACCTTGGTTTTGGAAGCCGAAGCCGCTTTCCATTTATTGACGGTAACGGAGTGGATATCCAGTTCCTTCATGAGCCGGGAAATCCGTCTTGGGCTGCACCGACGCTGCAGTGGTTGAAGTTCCAGATTCAATTCATGGTGGATCTTCATAACGCCGTATCGCTGCTTGAATTCCGCAAAGATCCGCAGAATCCGTTGTTTTAAGTCCGCATCTTCGGCCCGGCGTTTTGAAGGCTTTGGGGATCGATAACGATAATACTGAGCTCTGGAAACACCGAGGATTCGGCACATCTTGGTTACCTGGTGGTGATGGCTTTCTTGGTGAATTTAATCAAAGATATTGGTTACTTCTGCGCAAGGAAGCCCAGGGCTTTTTTTAGGATTTCGTTCTCCTCAGACAGCGAAGCCAGTCGCTTTTCCATCGCTTTGATTTCGTCTGGCGATTTACCGGATTGAGTTTTGGCCTGACCCTGGATCCACTTATGAACGGTTGAATAGCCAATGCCATATTCTCTGGCCAGTTGGGCGGCTGATTCGCCTTGTTTATATAGGTTGATAATGTTTTGTTTGAATTCTTTGTCGTAACGAGTTGGCATGTAAAAATTCCTTCCTTTTGAGAGACGATTTATTCATTATACGCTCTCTTAAAAGTTGTCTCAGGAATCAGCTTACATCCAAAAATTAAACGATACAGTTTAAATTGAAATTTGGTATATTTCTTGTTTCTTTAATCGGAGTGATCGTGAATATCATAATTGTTCTAAAGTAGGTTTTATTTTGTAAAAAAATAGTACCTTAACTCTTATCCAAGGAAAAAGGTGGCTACTTCGTTGATGTCGGTAACACGTTTGTGGTTTTGAAAGTTGTTGTCTCAATACTTCTTAAGAGAGTGGCGTATTCTAGTACGTTACTCTTTTTTTTCAAAATCATGTATTACCGCAATATGTGTATCTAGAACACACTATCTTTTTTGTTTACATATGATACACTACAAATTTATCAATTATGTAAACTAGCAGTTCTTTAATTAATAAATATATATAGTAATGAATATGAGGTGTTGGTAGCGTCAAGAATCTTGTGTAAATGAAATGCCTTCGTACATATAATATGTATCTAACTTAAATAAATGATGCTTCCAAGGTGTCCTGGAGTCCTTTGAACCCTCGGTGGATCCGCTTCAGAGACTTCTCGTTATAAACATTAAACTGAGAAACCAGGAAGCGATCCAGTGAATCTTCCGTTGGAAATTGTTCTTTGTGGTGGGTGGTGCGCTTGAGATGCTTATTAAAGTTCTCAATCAGGTTAGTGGAGTATAGTGATTGCCGGATAGCTGGTGGAAAGTCCATGAAAGTGAGTAAATTCGGCATTTTAAGCAGATCTTTGATTAATTTGGGATAGGTCTGATGCCAGTTGTTGGCGAACTCATTCAGTTTCAGTTCGGCTGCTTCACGGTTGGCGGCCCGATGAACTTGTTTAAAGTCACTGATCACGGCCTTGCGGTCTTTTACGCGAACTTTGTTCATCAGATTCCGCCCAACATGAACCAGGCAACGTTGTCGTTTGGCTTTAGGGAAATGCCGATTCAAGCCTTCATCCAAACCAACTAACCCATCGGCCACAAACAACAGCACATCTTTAACGCCCTGCTTGATCAAGGTTCCCAGCAGTTCAGTCCAGATTCCAGTCGATTCCGTTGGCGCCACTTGGTAGTTCAGCACTTCTTTCGTACCATCTGGACGAATGCCAATCGCAATATGAACGGCTTCTTTTTGAACGGTATCCCGCTTTAACGGCAAGTAAGTGGCATCTAAGAAGATGGCCGCATATTGTGAAGCCAGTCGACGTTGCTAGAAAGCTTGAACCTGTTCATTGACGGCTTTAGTCATGTTGGAAACCGTGGCTTTGGAGTAGTGAGCACCGTACATTTTCTCAATGAGTTCGGCAATTTCAGCAGTGGTCATTCCCTTGGTATACAACTGAATGACCGTTGTTTCTAAATTATCACTGTGCCAACCGTAGGCTGGCAAGGTATGATTTTCAAACCGGCCATTGCGATCTCGAGGAATGGTTAAGTTAAGTTGGCCGTACTTCGTATCAAACGAGCGCTCATAACTGCCGTTGCGGTTATTACCAGTGTTAATCCCAGCGTATGAGTAGCGTTCGTAACCCAAAAACTCTGCCAATTCGGTTTGAAGCAGCTGGTTAATCGCAATTTCGAGGTGGTGACGAAAAACTTCGTCCAAATCTTGCTTTTGGGCTAGTGCAGCGATAATTTCTGTGGTAAGTTCATTCATGGGGAATGCCTCCTGTGATGTTTTCTGTGATTACTAAATATCATAAGGGAAGGCATTCCCTATTTCTATACAATTCAGAAATCTTTTATGCATTTACACAAGATATTTTACGCTCTCAAATTAAGTGGGGCTAACAATAATCGGCCAGAACTGCAAAAAATGCTGGCCTATATTCGTGAGGGTGATATTGTAATGGTCACTGAATTAGATCGCTTGGGACGGAATAATCAAGACCTAACTAAGATTATGAACACCATCCAAGCCAAGGGTGCTACCTTAGACGTCTTAAACTTACCCTCCATGACCGGAATAGCGGATCCCAACTTACGGCAACTGATGACCAACCTGATTATTGAACTCTATAAGTATCAAGCCGAAAGTGAACGGAAGCGGATTATTGATTGGCAGCAACAAGGCATTGCGCTTGCCAAATAGCAAGGTAAATATCATGGTCGGAAACCTCAATATGCCGAAGATGATCCCCGTTTACTACATGCTTTTAAACTTTATCAGACGGGCATGAGTGATGTAGATGTTGCCCGTAATACAGGTATTAAGAGAACGACCTTTATTCGATATCGAAAGAGATTCG
The Lactiplantibacillus brownii genome window above contains:
- a CDS encoding IS3 family transposase yields the protein MPTRYDKEFKQNIINLYKQGESAAQLAREYGIGYSTVHKWIQGQAKTQSGKSPDEIKAMEKRLASLSEENEILKKALGFLAQK
- a CDS encoding putative holin-like toxin; this translates as MIFRKVSQPMSAFQTRSLILLFGPFLIALLSYIDKHHK
- a CDS encoding IS3 family transposase, whose protein sequence is MHQESHHHQVTKMCRILGVSRAQYYRYRSPKPSKRRAEDADLKQRILRIFAEFKQRYGVMKIHHELNLELQPLQRRCSPRRISRLMKELDIHSVTVNKWKAASASKTKVEQRPNLLKQDFSTTGLNQKWTADMTYIQTKRNGWCYLSTIMDLHSRRIIGYSFSKKMATDLVLKTLESAVKNRTITGDLIIHTDLGSQYTSDDYNQRLTELHIRHSSSRKGCPYDNAPMESFHASLKKECVYPVPVFENYETAAAVLFEYVHAFYNRKRIHSSLGYQTPLQVEIATLTSQMAA
- the nrdI gene encoding class Ib ribonucleoside-diphosphate reductase assembly flavoprotein NrdI, with product MNILYISLSGNTKYFISRLTTYFEKERHVRVSSINVKEHPEFTTLDQPFVTFLPAFLKGGNGVNNGYTEILTTILGDYLAYEGNYQHCYGIIGSGNRNFNKQFALTAKQYAKRFDFPYITDFELRGTAHDIPRIADAILTYRNQFCFQTTKE